One Primulina huaijiensis isolate GDHJ02 chromosome 8, ASM1229523v2, whole genome shotgun sequence genomic region harbors:
- the LOC140983119 gene encoding cytochrome b-c1 complex subunit Rieske-4, mitochondrial-like, with protein sequence MLRVAGRRLSSLSWLSGRTSSAPYSARNPPAAFHLSSDDRATLISSPPRTNSYLDQISGFSSSALAPEQEIGMIPDLPPTVFAIKNPSSKIVYDKHNHERYPPGDPSKRAFAYFVLTGGRFVYASLARLLVLKFVLSMSASKDVLALASLEVDLSNIEPGATVTVKWRGKPVFIRRRTEDDISLANSVDVASLRDPQEDSERVKNPEWLVVVGVCTHLGCIPLPNAGDFGGWFCPCHGSHYDISGRIRKGPAPFNLEIPTYSFLDENKLLVG encoded by the exons ATGTTGAGAGTAGCAGGGCGGAGGCTGTCGTCTCTCTCATGGCTATCTGGTCGGACTTCGTCGGCCCCCTACTCGGCCCGGAACCCTCCCGCCGCCTTCCATCTATCTTCTGATGACCGCGCAACATTAATTTCCTCGCCTCCTCGTACCAATTCATATCTGGATCAAATCAGTG GATTTTCATCTAGTGCCCTTGCGCCTGAACAGGAGATTGGTATGATTCCAGATCTTCCACCTACAGTGTTTGCAATCAAGAATCCCAGTTCAAAGATTGTGTATGATAAGCACAACCATGAGCGGTATCCACCTGGTGATCCCAGTAAACGTGCATTTGCATACTTTGTTTTGACTGGTGGCAGGTTTGTGTATGCATCACTGGCCCGTCTCCTGGTCCTTAAATTTGTTTTGAGCATGTCTGCGAGTAAAGATGTCCTTGCTCTTGCTTCACTTGAGGTGGATCTATCCAACATTGAACCTGGGGCAACTGTTACCGTGAAGTGGCGTGGGAAGCCAGTTTTCATTAGGCGTCGAACTGAAGATGACATCAGTTTGGCTAACAGTGTTGATGTTGCATCTCTTCGTGATCCACAAGAGGATTCTGAGAGGGTCAAGAACCCAGAATGGCTTGTGGTGGTTGGGGTGTGTACCCATCTGGGGTGCATTCCCTTGCCGAATGCTGGTGACTTTGGTGGTTGGTTTTGCCCTTGCCATGGATCCCATTATGACATCTCAGGCAGGATTCGCAAAGGACCTGCGCCATTCAACCTAGAGATTCCCACTTATAGCTTCTTGGATGAAAACAAGCTATTGGTTGGGTGA